Proteins co-encoded in one Brassica rapa cultivar Chiifu-401-42 chromosome A02, CAAS_Brap_v3.01, whole genome shotgun sequence genomic window:
- the LOC103851055 gene encoding ABC transporter F family member 1: MVSDASKKKALQKKAAAAAKRGGKAAAAASKSAATSSNGVDALSSGVDAIHISDRTCTGILCSHPQSRDIRIESLSVTFHGYDLIVDSMLELNYGRRYGLLGLNGCGKSTLLTSIGLRELPIPDHMDIYHLSHEIEATDMTSLEAVMSCDEERLKLEKEIETLVEQDDGGGERLDTIYERLEAMDASTAEKRAAEILFGLGFDKEMQAKKTKDFSGGWRMRIALARALFIMPTILLLDEPTNHLDLEACVWLEESLKNFDRILVVVSHSQDFLNGVCTNIIHMQSKQLKYYTGNFDQYCQTRSELEENQMKQYRWEQEQISHMKEYIARFGHGSAKLARQAQSKEKTLAKMERGGLTEKVARDSVLVFRFADVGKLPPPVLQFVEVSFGYTPDYLIYKNIDFGVDLDSRVALVGPNGAGKSTLLKLMTGELHPTEGMVRRHNHLKIAQYHQHLAEKLDLEVPALIYMMNEFPGNEEEKMRAAIGRFGLTGKAQVMPMKNLSDGQRSRVIFAWLAYKQPNMLLLDEPTNHLDIETIDSLAEALNEWDGGLVLVSHDFRLINQVAHEIWVCEKQCITKWNGDIMDFKKHLKAKAGIED, from the exons ATGGTGTCCGACGCTAGCAAGAAGAAGGCTCTCCAGAAGAAAGCAGCCGCCGCCGCCAAAAGAGGCGGTAAAGCCGCCGCCGCAGCCTCAAAATCCGCCGCCACTTCCTCAAACGGAGTTGACGCTTTGTCGAGCGGCGTCGATGCTATCCATATATCGGACCGGACCTGTACCGGAATCCTCTGCTCTCATCCACAGTCTAGAGATATTCGT ATTGAATCTTTGTCTGTTACGTTTCATGGTTACGACCTGATTGTTGATTCGATGCTGGAGCTTAACTACGGGAGACGCTACGGTCTTCTCGGGCTGAACGGTTGTGGGAAGTCTACTCTCTTAACTTCGATTGGACTCAGGGAGCTCCCGATTCCTGATCACATGGATATCTACCATCTCTCCCACGAGATTGAGGCCACTGACATGACTTCCCTTGAGGCTGTGATGAGCTGTGACGAGGAGAGGTTGAAGTTGGAGAAGGAGATTGAGACTCTTGTTGAACAG GATGATGGAGGCGGAGAGAGGCTTGACACTATCTATGAGAGGTTGGAGGCCATGGATGCTTCAACCGCGGAGAAGCGTGCTGCTGAGATTCTGTTTGGGCTTGGATTCGATAAGGAGATGCAGGCTAAGAAGACTAAGGATTTTTCTGGTGGGTGGAGGATGAGAATTGCGTTGGCGAGAGCTCTCTTCATTATGCCGACTATCCTTTTGCTTGATGAGCCCACTAATCATTTAG ATTTGGAAGCTTGTGTCTGGTTAGAAGAGAGCCTGAAGAACTTTGACCGTATCCTCGTGGTGGTATCCCACTCGCAGGATTTTTTGAACGGAGTGTGTACCAACATCATCCACATGCAGAGCAAGCAGCTCAAGTACTACACTGGTAACTTCGACCAGTACTGCCAGACCCGTTCCGAGCTAGAAGAGAATCAGATGAAACAGTACAGGTGGGAGCAGGAGCAGATCTCCCACATGAAGGAGTACATTGCTCGGTTCGGTCACGGTTCAGCCAAACTAGCTCGCCAAGCACAGAGTAAGGAGAAGACTTTGGCAAAAATGGAGAGAGGTGGGCTCACGGAGAAGGTGGCAAGAGACAGTGTTCTCGTTTTCCGTTTTGCTGACGTCGGGAAGCTTCCACCGCCAGTGCTTCAGTTTGTGGAAGTCTCTTTTGGGTACACTCCGGACTACCTTATATACAAGAACATCGACTTTGGTGTTGACTTGGACTCGAGGGTGGCCCTTGTTGGTCCCAATGGAGCTGGGAAGAGTACTCTTTTGAAGCTCATGACTGGTGAGCTGCACCCGACTGAAGGAATGGTGAGGCGTCACAACCACTTGAAGATTGCTCAGTACCATCAGCATCTAGCTGAGAAGCTAGACCTGGAAGTCCCTGCACTCATCTACATGATGAACGAGTTTCCTGGTAATGAAGAGGAGAAGATGAGAGCTGCTATTGGTAGGTTTGGTCTAACCGGAAAGGCACAAGTGATGCCGATGAAGAATCTGTCTGATGGACAGAGGAGCCGTGTGATATTCGCGTGGTTGGCTTACAAGCAGCCTAACATGCTTCTGTTGGATGAGCCTACTAATCATTTGGACATTGAGACAATTGACTCTCTTGCCGAGGCGTTGAACGAGTGGGATGGTGGTCTGGTTCTGGTGAGTCACGACTTTAGGTTGATTAACCAAGTGGCTCATGAGATATGGGTGTGTGAGAAGCAGTGCATCACTAAATGGAATGGTGACATTATGGACTTCAAGAAGCATCTCAAGGCTAAAGCTGGGATTGAAGATTGA
- the LOC103851058 gene encoding protein TIC 40, chloroplastic, translating into MENLTLLSSSSSSPKLLIGCNFTSSLKTPVGFSRRTPKITLRCSKTSASAQSQSPEKAGETVVVKHRRSKAFASIFSSSLDQQTTSVAYPSAAVPPPSSSSSTIGSPLFWIGVGVGLSALFSWATSNLKKYAMQTAMKTMMNQMNTQNSQFNNPGFPTGPGSGSPFPFPFPPQTTPTPSPFQSQSQSSSATVDVTATKVDTPPSTKPQPTPVKNIEVDKPSVVLEENKPKKEEKNYAFEDVSPEETAKESPFSNYAEVSETSAPKEARLFEDVLQNGSAPANGATASEVFQSLGAGKGGAGLSVEALEKMMEDPTVQKMVYPHLPEEMRNPETFKWMLQNPQYRQQLQDMLNNMSGSGEWDKRMTETLKNFDLNSPEVKQQFDQIGLTPEEVISKIMQNPDVAMAFQNPRVQAALMECSENPMNIMKYQNDKEVMDVFNKISQLFPGMTG; encoded by the exons ATGGAGAACCTAACCCTActttcctcttcatcttcttccccaAAGCTCTTAATCGGATGCAATTTCACTTCCTCGCTTAAAACCCCAGTAGGGTTCTCGCGCCGGACTCCGAAAATCACCCTCCGCTGCTCCAAAACCTCTGCCTCCGCGCAATCTCAATCTCCGGAGAAAGCTGGAGAAACTG TGGTTGTGAAGCACAGGAGGAGCAAAGCTTTTGCGAGCATTTTTTCTTCGAGTCTTGATCAGCAGACAACCTCTGTTGCTTACCCTAGTGCAGCAGTGCCGCCAccgtcttcatcatcatcaaccaT AGGATCACCACTGTTCTGGATTGGTGTAGGTGTTGGTCTATCAGCTTTGTTCTCATGG GCTACTTCAAACTTAAAG AAATATGCAATGCAAACGGCTATGAAGACAATGATGAACCAGATGAACACACAGAACAGCCAGTTTAACAACCCTGGATTCCCTACAGGACCAGGATCAGGATCGCCTTTTCCGTTTCCATTTCCTCCTCAGACAACTCCTACTCCCTCGCCGTTCCAATCTCAATCCCAGTCTTCAAGTGCTACTGTTGATGTGACAGCGACGAAAGTAGATACACCTCCTTCCACTAAGCCGCAGCCTACTCCTGTAAAGAATATAGAAGTGGATAAGCCAAGTGTTGTTTTAGAGGAAAACAAACccaagaaagaagaaaagaactACG CCTTTGAGGATGTTTCTCCTGAGGAAACCGCTAAGGAAAGTCCATTTAGCAACTATGCAGAAGTCTCTGAAACCAGTGCCCCCAAGGAAGCTCGCTTATTTGAGGAT GTTTTGCAAAATGGATCTGCTCCGGCGAATGGTGCTACTGCTTCAGAGGTTTTTCAATCTTTGG GCGCTGGGAAAGGAGGGGCTGGTTTGTCAGTAGAAGCTTTAGAGAAAATGATGGAAGATCCAACGGTTCAGAAGATGGTTTACCC ACATTTGCCTGAGGAGATGAGGAACCCAGAAACTTTCAAAT GGATGCTTCAAAATCCTCAATACCGTCAACAGCTACAGGACATGTT GAATAATATGAGTGGGAGTGGTGAATGGGACAAGAGAATGACGGAGACCTTAAAGAACTTCGACCTGAACAGTCCTGAAGTGAAGCAACAGTTTG ATCAAATAGGACTGACACCAGAAGAAGTCATCTCTAAGATAATGCAGAACCCTGACGTTGCAATGGCATTCCAGAATCCTAGAGTCCAAGCAGCGTTAATGGAA TGTTCAGAGAACCCAATGAACATCATGAAGTACCAAAACGACAAAGAG GTAATGGATGTGTTCAACAAGATTTCGCAGCTCTTCCCAGGAATGACGGGTTGA
- the LOC103851056 gene encoding transcription factor MYB20, translating into MGRQPCCDKVGLKKGPWTVEEDKKLINFILTNGQCCWRALPKLSGLLRCGKSCRLRWINYLRPDLKRGLLSENEEQMVIDLHAQLGNRWSKIASHLPGRTDNEIKNHWNTHIKKKLRKMGIDPMTHKPLSEQDGAQQQAQGRKKSLVSRDEKNTNQGQEDQQQTRKEEDQQHQLGKDLEKNNTPISTDDGFCIDDIPLLSPHEIFVDIPSAHHHTSDDNANINISNSTSPSSSSSSTSSCISSLPGDEFSKFLDEMEIVDLKWLSSDDSSGGNINYNDGKFNNNVDTMSLWDINDLSSLELFMNDHDDSVVEADVQEWF; encoded by the exons atggGGAGGCAACCATGTTGTGACAAAGTAGGCTTGAAGAAAGGCCCATGGACTGTTGAAGAAGACAAGAAGCTTATCAACTTCATCCTCACCAATGGCCAATGCTGTTGGAGAGCTCTTCCCAAGCTTTCTG GACTATTGAGGTGTGGTAAAAGCTGCAGATTAAGATGGATAAATTATTTGAGACCTGATTTAAAAAGAGGTCTTTTATCAGAAAATGAAGAGCAGATGGTCATTGATCTTCATGCCCAACTTGGCAATAG ATGGTCAAAGATTGCCTCTCATCTACCAGGAAGAACTGATAATGAAATTAAGAACCATTGGAACACACACATAAAGAAAAAACTAAGGAAGATGGGTATTGACCCTATGACCCATAAGCCTCTCTCTGAACAAGACGGTGCGCAACAACAAGCTCAGGGGAGAAAGAAAAGCTTAGTGTCTCGTGATGAGAAGAACACAAACCAAGGCCAAGAAGATCAACAACAAACtagaaaagaagaagatcaacAACATCAACTAGGGAAAGATTTGGAGAAGAACAACACACCCATTTCTACTGATGATGGGTTTTGCATTGATGATATCCCATTACTCAGTCCACATGAGATATTTGTGGACATCCCTTCTGCTCACCATCATACTAGTGATGATAATGCCAACATTAACATTAGTAACTCCACTTCaccttcttcgtcttcctcttCTACCTCGTCGTGCATATCATCACTACCGGGTGATGAGTTCTCAAAGTTTCTTGATGAAATGGAGATTGTTGACCTCAAGTGGCTCTCATCCGATGATTCATCAGGGGGTAACATTAATTACAACGACGGCAAGTTCAACAACAATGTTGATACGATGAGCTTGTGGGACATCAATGATTTGAGCAGCTTGGAATTGTTTATGAATGATCATGATGATAGTGTGGTTGAAGCGGATGTTCAAGAATGGTTTTAG
- the LOC117131742 gene encoding glutathione S-transferase T3-like, translating into MDPRNPYSQSAGYTGLLYSQHDSVNDGNSPFESFPSGSSQIPQFSSQQGEAPTPPAHPPVERGRRHKWTPAEDEMLISAWLNTSKDSIVGNNQKSGTFWKRVGDYFFAALSGGDSVESSEHVHYKQRWHKISNDTSKFCGAFAAAERQISSGQHENDVLKVAHEIFFADQGSKFTLEHAWCVLRFEQKWLNLNSTKAPDSSKRKTVESDSQTTTTSVGEEEIRPEGVKAAKAKRNANGKSVDYYTTVLELRKVDLDRKEKLQKLAILDTLLAKTGPLTEAEEAAKIKLLAKYI; encoded by the coding sequence ATGGATCCAAGGAATCCGTATAGCCAGTCTGCTGGTTATACGGGCCTTCTTTACAGTCAACACGATAGTGTTAATGATGGAAACTCTCCTTTTGAGAGTTTTCCTTCTGGATCTTCACAGATCCCTCAATTCAGTTCTCAACAGGGTGAGGCTCCAACTCCACCCGCACATCCACCCGTAGAGCGTGGGAGGAGACACAAATGGACCCCAGCCGAGGACGAGATGCTTATCAGTGCCTGGTTAAATACCTCTAAGGACTCAATTGTAGGGAATAACCAAAAATCAGGCACTTTCTGGAAGCGAGTTGGAGATTATTTCTTCGCAGCTCTTTCTGGTGGAGATAGTGTTGAAAGCAGCGAGCATGTCCACTACAAGCAGAGGTGGCACAAAATAAGCAATGACACTTCCAAGTTTTGTGGTGCATTTGCGGCTGCTGAGAGACAGATATCTAGTGGTCAGCATGAGAACGATGTACTGAAGGTGGCCCATGAAATATTCTTCGCGGACCAGGGGTCCAAATTCACACTGGAGCATGCGTGGTGTGTGTTGAGGTTTGAGCAGAAATGGCTCAACCTCAACAGCACTAAAGCTCCTGATAGTTCTAAGAGGAAAACCGTTGAATCAGATTCCCAAACTACAACCACAAGTGTTGGTGAAGAAGAGATACGTCCTGAAGGTGTAAAGGCTGCAAAAGCTAAACGTAATGCAAATGGGAAGTCTGTTGATTACTATACGACGGTCCTTGAACTGAGGAAGGTGGATTTGGATAGGAAAGAAAAACTCCAGAAGCTAGCCATCTTAGACACTCTCCTAGCAAAAACCGGACCACTCACTGAGGCTGAAGAAGCAGCCAAAATCAAGCTCCTCGCCAAATATATTTAG
- the LOC103861772 gene encoding putative nuclease HARBI1 produces MNKTLFLRIVHRLEQEVDYFKPSEDATGRSSLTALQKCTAAIRQLAYGGGADTVDEYVRLGETTARKCLHHFTNAIIHLFGDEYLRSPTPEDLQRLLYIGEQRGFPGMVGSIDCMHWEWKNCPAAWKGMYSRGTGKPTIVLEAVADYDLWIWHAFFGAPGTMNDLNILDRSPVFDDVINGIAPQVNFYVNGHPYHLAYYLTDGIYPDWATFIQSIRLPQSDKHSLFAKTQEAVRKDVERAFGVLQARFAVVRNPSNLWDKHKIGNIMRACIILHNMIVEDEQAERTQYVVLGYEESEEERFSVNMPSPLGHSFGGS; encoded by the exons ATGAACAAGACATTGTTCTTGCGTATTGTGCATCGTCTCGAGCAAGAAGTGGATTATTTTAAACCTTCAGAAGATGCAACCGGTCGGTCTAGCCTAACCGCGCTCCAAAAATGTACCGCAGCTATTCGTCAGTTGGCGTATGGTGGTGGGGCTGACACCGTTGACGAATATGTCCGACTAGGTGAAACCACAGCTAGAAAATGTTTGCACCATTTTACCAACGCGATCATCCACTTGTTTGGTGATGAATACCTTAGATCTCCTACTCCGGAGGATCTGCAAAGACTACTTTATATTGGGGAACAACGTGGATTTCCGGGAATGGTtggaagcatcgactgtatgcattgggagtggaagaattgcccTGCCGCTTGGAAAGGAATGTATTCACGAGGAACCGGAAAACCGACAATTGTGCTGGAGGCGGTTGCTGACTACGacctttggatatggcacgcgtTTTTTGGAGCACCAGGTACTATGAACGATCTTAATATTCTTGATCgatcacctgtttttgatgacgtTATTAACGGAATAGCACCACAAGTCAACTTCTATGTTAATGGTCATCCATACCATTTGGCCTATTATCTCACTGATGGGATTTATCCTGACTGGGCGACTTTTATTCAATCTATCCGTCTACCACAAAGTGACAAACATTCATTATTTGCTAAAACCCAAGAAGCTGTAAGGAAAGATGTGGAACGTGCCTTTGGAGTCCTGCAAGCTAGATTTGCAGTCGTCAGAAATCCATCTAATTTATGGGATAAACACAAAATAGGAaatattatgagagcatgtatcatcctccataatatgattgtcgagGATGAACAGGCAGAAAGGACACAATATGTGGTTCTTGGATATGAAGAAAGTGAAGAGGAAAGATTTTCCGTCAATATGCCTTCGCCACTCG GTCACTCTTTTGGTGGATCTTGA
- the LOC103851054 gene encoding probable inactive receptor kinase At5g16590: MTNKTSLGLSVFFFLLTLAAVTSDLESDRRALIALRDGVHGRPLLWNLTAPPCTWGGVQCNAGRVTALRLPGVGLSGPLPIAIGNLTKLETLSFRFNALTGPLPADFANLTLLRYLYLQGNAFSEEIPSFLFDLPNVIRINLAQNNFSGQIPVNVNSATRLATLYLEDNQLTGPIPEIKLKLQQFNVSSNQLNGSIPDPLSGMPKTAFEGNSLCGKPLAACAVAGKGKSDKLSAGVIAGIVIGCVAVLILLCLILFCLCRKKKKENNVESRNIEAAAAAPVPAAVAKETTVENVPPPVANGSSENGAAKNSKDLTFFVKSFGVFDLDGLLKASAEVLGKGAFGSSYKASFEHGLVVAVKRLRDVVVPEKEFKEKLQVLGSISHPNLVALIAYYFSRDEKLVVFEYMSRGSLSALLHGNKGSGRSPLSWETRAGIALGAARAISYLHSRDATTSHGNIKSCNILLSESYEAKVSDYCLAPMISPTSTPNRIDGYRAPEVTDARRISQKADVYSFGVLILELLTGKSPTHQQLNEEGVDLPRWVSSITEQQSPSDVFDPELTRYQAEGNENMIRLLKIGISCTAQYPDSRPSMAEVTRLIEEVSRSSGSHSPLSG; the protein is encoded by the exons atgacGAACAAGACCAGTTTAGGTCTctccgtcttcttcttcctcctcactCTCGCCGCCGTCACGTCAGATCTAGAATCCGACCGACGAGCACTCATCGCTCTCCGCGACGGCGTCCACGGCCGTCCTCTCCTCTGGAACCTCACCGCACCACCGTGCACTTGGGGAGGAGTCCAATGCAATGCGGGTCGGGTCACAGCACTCCGGTTACCCGGCGTAGGCTTATCCGGCCCATTACCAATCGCAATCGGAAACTTAACCAAGCTCGAAACTTTATCGTTCCGGTTCAACGCCTTAACCGGTCCGCTCCCTGCTGATTTCGCTAACCTAACTCTCCTCCGTTACCTTTACCTCCAAGGCAACGCCTTCTCCGAAGAGATACCTTCGTTCCTCTTCGATTTACCTAACGTGATCCGTATCAACCTCGCTCAGAACAACTTCTCCGGTCAGATCCCGGTTAATGTTAACTCGGCGACCCGGTTAGCTACTCTTTACTTGGAAGATAACCAGCTAACCGGTCCGATCCCGGAGATTAAGCTCAAGCTTCAGCAGTTTAATGTCTCTTCGAATCAGCTTAACGGGTCTATACCGGATCCGTTGTCGGGTATGCCCAAAACCGCTTTTGAAGGTAACTCTCTCTGTGGGAAGCCGTTAGCCGCTTGCGCCGTCGCCGGAAAGGGGAAAAGCGACAAGCTTTCAGCCGGAGTTATCGCCGGAATAGTGATTGGTTGTGTCGCCGTGCTTATCTTGCTCTGCTTGATCTTGTTCTGTCTCtgcagaaagaagaagaaagagaacaaTGTGGAGTCGAGAAACATcgaagcagcagcagcagctccTGTGCCAGCCGCCGTAGCTAAGGAAACGACGGTGGAGAATGTTCCTCCTCCGGTGGCTAACGGTTCATCTGAAAACGGTGCGGCTAAGAACAGTAAAGATCTGACGTTTTTCGTGAAATCGTTCGGCGTGTTCGATCTCGACGGTTTGCTGAAGGCTTCTGCGGAGGTTCTTGGAAAAGGAGCGTTTGGATCGTCGTATAAAGCGAGTTTCGAGCATGGATTAGTGGTGGCTGTGAAGCGGTTGAGAGATGTGGTTGTGCCTGAGAAAGAGTTTAAAGAGAAGTTGCAGGTTCTTGGTTCAATCAGCCATCCAAATCTTGTGGCATTGATCGCTTATTACTTCAGCCGTGACGAGAAGCTTGTTGTGTTCGAGTACATGTCAAGAGGAAGCTTGTCTGCTCTCTTACACG GGAACAAAGGAAGTGGTAGAAGTCCGTTGAGCTGGGAAACAAGAGCTGGTATAGCTCTAGGAGCTGCAAGGGCAATTAGTTACCTTCATTCACGTGACGCGACAACATCTCATGGAAACATTAAGTCTTGTAACATTCTCTTGTCTGAATCCTATGAGGCTAAGGTCTCTGACTACTGTCTTGCGCCTATGATCAGCCCTACATCTACACCGAACCGCATTGATGGTTACCGTGCTCCTGAAGTAACCGATGCGCGTAGAATCTCCCAAAAGGCTGATGTTTACAGCTTCGGTGTTCTCATTCTTGAATTACTCACAG GGAAATCTCCAACGCATCAGCAGCTAAACGAAGAAGGAGTAGATTTACCGAGATGGGTTTCATCTATCACTGAGCAACAATCACCTTCAGATGTGTTTGATCCAGAGCTAACTAGGTATCAAGCTGAGGGTAATGAGAACATGATCAGGCTTTTGAAGATTGGTATAAGTTGTACTGCTCAGTATCCAGATAGTCGTCCGTCGATGGCTGAAGTCACCAGGCTCATTGAGGAGGTTTCTCGTTCATCTGGTTCACATAGTCCTTTGTCTGGttga